In Elaeis guineensis isolate ETL-2024a chromosome 1, EG11, whole genome shotgun sequence, a genomic segment contains:
- the LOC105038518 gene encoding transcription factor GTE1 isoform X1, protein MEASSVLAEDGAPPPPPPPLPLPPPNENGNDAGAGGAAVESGNRDGLVEVFSHRVDDLTSKADELEQKVNEIVQFYARKMPSNNWKGSSVMKDKEKEKAFGINNHINMVNNSGRNSNAKKQVDGRRKEVVRSITMQELMRRFGTILKQVLIVCKKYAFFQITQHKWAWPFMKPVQVEALGLHDYYEVIKKPMDFSTIKNQMEAKDGCRYKNVREIYADVILVFTNAMTYNDEGSHVHVMAKTLLEIFEKKWLQLLPKVVQEEKIRKEEAAAQALANMQIAQEAVFAKMARETSNGLDELNLHLEELKESVIQRCRKMSADEKRKLCMGLRFLSPEYLDEALDIIAQHDPSFQATAEEVDFDMDAQSESTLWKLKFFVKSALELQAKNSASKVDDNSKRKKEICDAPAKTAKKRKKKLSS, encoded by the exons ATGGAGGCATCATCAGTTCTGGCGGAGGACGGGGCTCCTCCTCCGCCACCACCGCCGCTGCCGCTCCCACCGCCAAATGAGAATGGAAACGATGCTGGGGCCGGCGGCGCGGCCGTGGAATCTGGGAACCGGGACGGGCTCGTGGAAGTGTTCAGCCATCGCGTCGATGACCTAACCTCCAAGGCCGATGAG CTGGAGCAAAAGGTGAATGAGATCGTGCAGTTCTATGCGCGTAAGATGCCGTCCAATAATTGGAAGGGGAGCTCGGTCATGAAGgataaagaaaaggagaaagcttTTGGGATTAACAATCACATTAACATGGTAAATAATAGTGGAAGAAACAGTAATGCTAAGAAGCAGGTGGATGGGCGTCGAAAGGAAGTGGTTCGCTCGATAACAATGCAGGAGCTTATGCGTCGGTTTGGCACGATATTGAAGCAG GTACTTATTGTTTGTAAGAAATATGCATTTTTCCAGATAACACAACACAAGTGGGCTTGGCCATTTATGAAACCTGTCCAAGTTGAAGCTCTTGGTCTCCATGATTACTATGAG GTTATTAAGAAGCCCATGGACTTCAGTACTATCAAAAATCAGATGGAAGCAAAGGATGGCTGCAGATATAAGAATGTCCGGGAAATATATGCTGATGTAATATTAGTCTTCACAAATGCAATGACATACAATGATGAGGGAAGTCATGTTCATGTAATGGCCAAAACGTTGCTGgagatatttgaaaaaaaatggtTGCAATTATTGCCCAAAGTGGTTCAAGAG GAAAAAATACGAAAGGAGGAGGCAGCGGCGCAAGCACTAGCAAATATGCAGATTGCTCAAGAGGCTGTTTTTGCAAAAATGGCAAGAGAGACAAGCAATGGG CTTGATGAGCTCAATTTGCACTTAGAAGAACTCAAGGAATCAGTGATCCAGAGATGCAG aaaaatgtcTGCAGATGAGAAAAGAAAACTTTGCATGGGGCTGAGGTTTTTATCCCCTGAATATCTTGACGAGGCCTTAGATATTATTGCTCAACACGATCCAAGCTTCCAAGCTACAGCTGAAGAGGTGGACTTTGATATGGATGCTCAG AGTGAAAGCACATTGTGGAAGCTCAAATTCTTTGTGAAGAGCGCATTGGAACttcaagccaaaaattcagcaagCAAGGTTGATGACAACTCTAAGCGGAAGAAGGAGATATGTGATGCTCCAGCCAAGACTGCAAAGAAACGGAAGAAAAAGCTTTCCTCAtga
- the LOC105038518 gene encoding transcription factor GTE1 isoform X2: MEASSVLAEDGAPPPPPPPLPLPPPNENGNDAGAGGAAVESGNRDGLVEVFSHRVDDLTSKADELEQKVNEIVQFYARKMPSNNWKGSSVMKDKEKEKAFGINNHINMVNNSGRNSNAKKQVDGRRKEVVRSITMQELMRRFGTILKQITQHKWAWPFMKPVQVEALGLHDYYEVIKKPMDFSTIKNQMEAKDGCRYKNVREIYADVILVFTNAMTYNDEGSHVHVMAKTLLEIFEKKWLQLLPKVVQEEKIRKEEAAAQALANMQIAQEAVFAKMARETSNGLDELNLHLEELKESVIQRCRKMSADEKRKLCMGLRFLSPEYLDEALDIIAQHDPSFQATAEEVDFDMDAQSESTLWKLKFFVKSALELQAKNSASKVDDNSKRKKEICDAPAKTAKKRKKKLSS, encoded by the exons ATGGAGGCATCATCAGTTCTGGCGGAGGACGGGGCTCCTCCTCCGCCACCACCGCCGCTGCCGCTCCCACCGCCAAATGAGAATGGAAACGATGCTGGGGCCGGCGGCGCGGCCGTGGAATCTGGGAACCGGGACGGGCTCGTGGAAGTGTTCAGCCATCGCGTCGATGACCTAACCTCCAAGGCCGATGAG CTGGAGCAAAAGGTGAATGAGATCGTGCAGTTCTATGCGCGTAAGATGCCGTCCAATAATTGGAAGGGGAGCTCGGTCATGAAGgataaagaaaaggagaaagcttTTGGGATTAACAATCACATTAACATGGTAAATAATAGTGGAAGAAACAGTAATGCTAAGAAGCAGGTGGATGGGCGTCGAAAGGAAGTGGTTCGCTCGATAACAATGCAGGAGCTTATGCGTCGGTTTGGCACGATATTGAAGCAG ATAACACAACACAAGTGGGCTTGGCCATTTATGAAACCTGTCCAAGTTGAAGCTCTTGGTCTCCATGATTACTATGAG GTTATTAAGAAGCCCATGGACTTCAGTACTATCAAAAATCAGATGGAAGCAAAGGATGGCTGCAGATATAAGAATGTCCGGGAAATATATGCTGATGTAATATTAGTCTTCACAAATGCAATGACATACAATGATGAGGGAAGTCATGTTCATGTAATGGCCAAAACGTTGCTGgagatatttgaaaaaaaatggtTGCAATTATTGCCCAAAGTGGTTCAAGAG GAAAAAATACGAAAGGAGGAGGCAGCGGCGCAAGCACTAGCAAATATGCAGATTGCTCAAGAGGCTGTTTTTGCAAAAATGGCAAGAGAGACAAGCAATGGG CTTGATGAGCTCAATTTGCACTTAGAAGAACTCAAGGAATCAGTGATCCAGAGATGCAG aaaaatgtcTGCAGATGAGAAAAGAAAACTTTGCATGGGGCTGAGGTTTTTATCCCCTGAATATCTTGACGAGGCCTTAGATATTATTGCTCAACACGATCCAAGCTTCCAAGCTACAGCTGAAGAGGTGGACTTTGATATGGATGCTCAG AGTGAAAGCACATTGTGGAAGCTCAAATTCTTTGTGAAGAGCGCATTGGAACttcaagccaaaaattcagcaagCAAGGTTGATGACAACTCTAAGCGGAAGAAGGAGATATGTGATGCTCCAGCCAAGACTGCAAAGAAACGGAAGAAAAAGCTTTCCTCAtga
- the LOC105038518 gene encoding transcription factor GTE1 isoform X3, whose translation MEASSVLAEDGAPPPPPPPLPLPPPNENGNDAGAGGAAVESGNRDGLVEVFSHRVDDLTSKADELEQKVNEIVQFYARKMPSNNWKGSSVMKDKEKEKAFGINNHINMVNNSGRNSNAKKQVDGRRKEVVRSITMQELMRRFGTILKQVLIVCKKYAFFQITQHKWAWPFMKPVQVEALGLHDYYEVIKKPMDFSTIKNQMEAKDGCRYKNVREIYADVILVFTNAMTYNDEGSHVHVMAKTLLEIFEKKWLQLLPKVVQEEKIRKEEAAAQALANMQIAQEAVFAKMARETSNGLDELNLHLEELKESVIQRCRWLLPSCMVPNCKQ comes from the exons ATGGAGGCATCATCAGTTCTGGCGGAGGACGGGGCTCCTCCTCCGCCACCACCGCCGCTGCCGCTCCCACCGCCAAATGAGAATGGAAACGATGCTGGGGCCGGCGGCGCGGCCGTGGAATCTGGGAACCGGGACGGGCTCGTGGAAGTGTTCAGCCATCGCGTCGATGACCTAACCTCCAAGGCCGATGAG CTGGAGCAAAAGGTGAATGAGATCGTGCAGTTCTATGCGCGTAAGATGCCGTCCAATAATTGGAAGGGGAGCTCGGTCATGAAGgataaagaaaaggagaaagcttTTGGGATTAACAATCACATTAACATGGTAAATAATAGTGGAAGAAACAGTAATGCTAAGAAGCAGGTGGATGGGCGTCGAAAGGAAGTGGTTCGCTCGATAACAATGCAGGAGCTTATGCGTCGGTTTGGCACGATATTGAAGCAG GTACTTATTGTTTGTAAGAAATATGCATTTTTCCAGATAACACAACACAAGTGGGCTTGGCCATTTATGAAACCTGTCCAAGTTGAAGCTCTTGGTCTCCATGATTACTATGAG GTTATTAAGAAGCCCATGGACTTCAGTACTATCAAAAATCAGATGGAAGCAAAGGATGGCTGCAGATATAAGAATGTCCGGGAAATATATGCTGATGTAATATTAGTCTTCACAAATGCAATGACATACAATGATGAGGGAAGTCATGTTCATGTAATGGCCAAAACGTTGCTGgagatatttgaaaaaaaatggtTGCAATTATTGCCCAAAGTGGTTCAAGAG GAAAAAATACGAAAGGAGGAGGCAGCGGCGCAAGCACTAGCAAATATGCAGATTGCTCAAGAGGCTGTTTTTGCAAAAATGGCAAGAGAGACAAGCAATGGG CTTGATGAGCTCAATTTGCACTTAGAAGAACTCAAGGAATCAGTGATCCAGAGATGCAG ATGGTTGCTCCCTAGTTGCATGGTGCCAAATTGCAAGCAATAA